The Alkalihalobacillus sp. LMS6 genomic interval TTTTAACGTTTATCAAAAACGAATCGTTTTCAATGGGGATTTACATCGCTTTTCAATTAACGCTTTTATTTACATTTGCGCTGGATGTGCAAGAAGTTGTATTTGTGCAAAATGCGGTAGGGTTATCTGAACTCGACTATAGTTTCCTGATTAGCATAACCGGAATTGGTTCGCTTGTATCCGCTATCATTCTTTCTTTTTTTGCCAATCATTTTACATTACGATGGATGATTGCGAGTGGCATGTTTTTTATGACGATTGGGTATGTCATTTACGCATTTTCTTGGTCGTTTGCATCCATTGCTGTTGGTTTTATCATCTTAGAATTTTTTAATGTCATTGTGAATGCAGGCATGACTACGTTTTATCAGAACCACGTGCCGACGCCAATGATGGGAAGAGTGACAAGTATCTTTCAACTTGGTCAAAGTATGGGGCAAATTATACTTGTATTACTAACAGGGCTTATCATTGATCTTTTTTCGTTGCGCGTAACAATTGTTGTTCTTGCGCTTTCATTGATGCTAGTAGCGCTTTTGTTTTCAGTTGTTGTACTTAAGAAGAGAAACCAAGTCTATTTTATGGAGAATCCGCAAGTACAGAAAGCGAAAGCCGCGAAATAAAGAGGAAATAAGAAAAGAGACTTCTTATAATTTACCAATAATTAGCGTTTTGTGAAGGTTGAAAAAGGGGAGAGGTGAAAGAAGCAATTAAAAGGAGGACGAAACGTGACGACAATGGAACAGAAAAAGGCAGAATCTTACGTGAACGATGTGATCGAGCAGGTGAAGGAGAAAAATCCAAATCAACCTGAATTTTATCAATCGGTGCAAGAAATGGCGCATTCATTAATTCCGTTATTTGAACGAGCACCTCACTACATGGATTATGCGATCTTAGAGCGCATGGTTGAACCTGATCGCATGATTACCTTCCGAGTCGCTTGGAGTGACGATGAGGGTGTGGTTCATGTAAACCGAGGTTTTCGCGTTCAGTTTAATAATGCCATTGGTCCTTATAAAGGAGGCTTGCGGTTTGATCCTTCTGTGAATGAAAGTATTGTGAAATTCCTCGGGTTTGATCAAATTTTTAAAAATGCGTTAACGGATCAAGCGATTGGTGGAGGAAAGGGTGGTGCAGATTTCGATCCTAAAGGAAAATCAGATATGGAAATTATGCGGTTTACCCAAAGCTTCATGAATGAACTCTCTAAATACATTGGTCCAAATGTAGATGTGCCTGCTGGAGATATCGGTGTTGGAGGGCGCGAAATTGATTTTATGGTCGGTCAATACAAACGGTTACGTGGTGCTTTTGAAAAAGGCGCATTCACTGGAAAAGGGATCGATGTCGGCGGGAGTTTAATGCGAACTGAATCAACTGGATATGGA includes:
- a CDS encoding MFS transporter, whose product is MKKWKHPAILLGTTGLANIGDFIYLILINILVLQLTGSATAVAALWIIGPLVNIFTKLWTGSFIDYRSKRLIMMTTYLIRAVGIAMIAFAPNLFFIYFLLIVLSFAQSFFFPASITYTTMLVPVELRKRFNAIRSFTSSSAFIIGPAIGGLLLLAFSSSVTLLINAFLFVVAASLLFFLPEEQEGQRIKPPALTLHQVKTDFTIVLTFIKNESFSMGIYIAFQLTLLFTFALDVQEVVFVQNAVGLSELDYSFLISITGIGSLVSAIILSFFANHFTLRWMIASGMFFMTIGYVIYAFSWSFASIAVGFIILEFFNVIVNAGMTTFYQNHVPTPMMGRVTSIFQLGQSMGQIILVLLTGLIIDLFSLRVTIVVLALSLMLVALLFSVVVLKKRNQVYFMENPQVQKAKAAK